The Microcoleus sp. AS-A8 genome contains a region encoding:
- the tatC gene encoding twin-arginine translocase subunit TatC: MTPSSDVENASQRSLEDLENNYLDDDDLPNDVEMSLFDHLEELRQRIFYSLIAVAVCAIGCFAAVKPIVKLLEIPAQGVKFLQLAPGEYFFVSLKVAGYSALLVASPFILYQIIQFVLPGLTRRERRLIAPVVLGSSVLFFMGLGFAYIALIPAALNFFISYGADVVEQLWSIDKYFEFVLLLMFSTGLAFQVPIIQLLLGHLEIVSSQQMLSGWRVIILGATVLGAVLTPSTDPLTQSLLAGAVIGLYFGGIGLVKLSGK; this comes from the coding sequence ATGACCCCTTCCTCAGACGTAGAAAATGCATCCCAGAGAAGCTTAGAAGACCTAGAAAACAACTACCTCGACGATGATGACTTGCCTAATGATGTCGAGATGTCGCTATTCGACCACTTAGAAGAGTTGCGGCAGCGGATTTTCTACTCACTAATTGCTGTAGCTGTGTGCGCCATCGGCTGCTTTGCGGCGGTTAAGCCCATTGTCAAGTTACTAGAAATTCCAGCTCAAGGGGTTAAGTTTCTGCAACTCGCTCCGGGGGAATACTTCTTTGTTTCCCTCAAAGTTGCTGGGTACAGCGCCTTATTAGTGGCTAGTCCCTTTATTCTTTACCAAATTATCCAGTTTGTTTTACCAGGACTGACACGGCGCGAACGACGATTAATCGCACCTGTCGTTTTAGGTTCTAGCGTCCTATTCTTCATGGGTTTAGGATTTGCCTACATTGCTCTGATTCCTGCTGCTTTGAATTTCTTTATTAGCTACGGGGCAGATGTTGTTGAGCAACTGTGGTCAATTGATAAATATTTTGAATTTGTATTGCTGTTGATGTTCAGTACTGGATTGGCTTTTCAAGTTCCAATTATTCAGCTTCTATTGGGTCATTTAGAAATTGTATCTTCGCAGCAAATGCTATCAGGTTGGCGCGTAATCATCCTCGGTGCCACTGTATTGGGAGCTGTGTTAACACCTTCTACCGACCCTCTTACCCAAAGCTTACTAGCGGGTGCTGTGATTGGTCTTTACTTTGGGGGTATTGGTTTAGTTAAACTCTCAGGAAAATGA
- the petA gene encoding apocytochrome f, protein MRTPSLSVMCNVLSKRIITRTLVLALATLAFLLVSDLSLPQSAAAYPFWAQQTAPETPREATGRIVCANCHLAAKPTEVEIPQSVKPDTVFEAVVKIPYDLSSQQVLGDGSKGGLNVGAVVMLPEGFKIAPEDRIPEEMKEKVGGVYFQPYKDGEDNVVIVGPLPGEQYQEIVFPVLSPNPKTDKGIYFGKYPVHVGANRGRGQVYPTGDKSNNTVYNASKAGTISQIAKTEEGGYEVTIQTEDGATVVDTIPAGPELIVSEGQKVVANELLTSNPNVGGFGQADKEVVLQDPNRVKWLMLFIGAIMLSQTLLVLKKKQIEKVQAAEMNF, encoded by the coding sequence ATGAGAACACCTTCGTTATCGGTGATGTGCAACGTCCTCAGCAAGCGGATAATCACCAGAACCCTTGTGCTTGCTTTGGCAACCCTGGCATTTTTATTAGTTAGTGATCTATCGCTTCCCCAGTCAGCTGCGGCTTATCCCTTCTGGGCGCAGCAAACCGCTCCGGAAACCCCTCGCGAAGCCACTGGGCGCATTGTTTGTGCCAACTGTCACTTGGCAGCTAAACCTACAGAAGTGGAAATTCCCCAATCTGTAAAGCCAGATACCGTATTTGAGGCTGTAGTTAAGATTCCCTACGATCTGAGTTCACAGCAGGTTTTGGGTGATGGCTCCAAAGGCGGTCTGAATGTGGGTGCAGTGGTCATGTTGCCGGAGGGCTTCAAGATTGCCCCTGAAGACCGAATTCCTGAAGAGATGAAGGAAAAAGTGGGGGGAGTTTACTTCCAACCCTACAAAGACGGTGAGGACAATGTGGTTATTGTGGGTCCTCTACCCGGTGAACAGTACCAAGAAATTGTTTTCCCTGTCCTTTCTCCAAACCCTAAAACAGATAAAGGGATTTACTTCGGTAAGTACCCAGTTCACGTAGGCGCTAATCGCGGACGCGGTCAAGTTTACCCCACAGGCGACAAGAGCAATAACACCGTCTACAACGCTTCTAAAGCGGGTACGATTTCTCAAATTGCCAAGACAGAAGAGGGTGGCTATGAAGTTACCATTCAGACCGAAGATGGCGCAACTGTGGTTGATACAATTCCCGCAGGCCCAGAGTTAATCGTCTCCGAAGGGCAGAAAGTAGTAGCCAACGAGCTTCTGACCAGTAATCCTAATGTGGGTGGATTTGGTCAGGCTGACAAAGAAGTTGTCTTACAAGACCCCAATCGAGTGAAGTGGTTGATGCTCTTCATCGGTGCAATTATGCTGTCT
- a CDS encoding DUF3067 family protein, whose translation MTGQDLRQLLLYKWGRSYDIQIRRTQGKIFVQVMWKYLEQASFPLSEADYLEHLDTVAHYLNAWGGVAQVQTYIQETRERPRLGKAVSIPLEMGERASEWMLEDF comes from the coding sequence ATGACAGGACAGGACTTGCGCCAACTCCTGCTCTATAAGTGGGGACGCTCTTATGACATTCAAATCCGACGGACTCAGGGTAAGATCTTTGTTCAGGTCATGTGGAAATACCTGGAACAGGCGTCTTTTCCCCTCTCTGAGGCCGATTATCTAGAGCATTTAGATACCGTGGCTCATTATCTCAACGCTTGGGGCGGAGTAGCACAGGTACAAACTTATATCCAGGAAACTCGCGAACGTCCGCGCCTGGGTAAAGCTGTGAGTATTCCCCTGGAAATGGGTGAGAGGGCATCCGAATGGATGTTGGAAGATTTTTAG
- a CDS encoding ABC transporter substrate-binding protein: MFRRWTIAIATIVLSLVLIACNAATNQPTANSTPSQTAAQRVVTLTSLSSDIVYQLDKTKLVGITGSKLFDKDARFQGITQVSKGQAPPNLEKIVALKPNLVVGNKDFHAQVLAKLKDLGITTLATKIDKWDDLTDLTQQLAQAIGADSAPLLKRYQTFLGKSASQAPSTLVLVSRQPILAPNKNSWAGDLLSKFGAKNIVADLQSQSPTGGYVTLSAEKILQANPDVLLVVNTEQTNAEQFKSEPFWNKLKATQNKQVYVFDYYGLVNPGSLDKIEEACTRLREVLSAKAKV, encoded by the coding sequence ATGTTTCGTCGTTGGACTATTGCGATCGCCACCATTGTATTGAGCTTGGTTTTAATCGCGTGCAATGCTGCCACTAACCAGCCAACCGCCAACTCTACGCCCTCTCAAACGGCAGCACAACGAGTCGTCACCCTCACCTCTCTGTCCTCTGATATTGTCTATCAGCTCGATAAAACCAAACTTGTCGGCATCACAGGCAGTAAGTTATTTGATAAAGATGCCCGATTCCAAGGGATAACACAAGTTAGCAAAGGGCAAGCACCCCCCAACTTGGAAAAAATCGTTGCTCTCAAACCCAATCTTGTGGTTGGCAACAAAGACTTTCACGCCCAAGTCTTAGCAAAGTTAAAAGATTTGGGCATTACCACCCTCGCCACTAAAATTGATAAATGGGATGACCTCACAGACCTAACCCAACAGCTAGCTCAAGCCATTGGTGCCGACTCTGCTCCACTGTTGAAACGCTACCAAACTTTTTTAGGAAAATCAGCCAGCCAAGCGCCATCAACTCTCGTGCTCGTGAGTCGTCAACCCATTCTGGCACCCAATAAAAACAGTTGGGCAGGAGACTTGCTCAGTAAATTTGGAGCCAAAAATATAGTGGCAGACTTACAGAGTCAAAGTCCAACAGGCGGGTATGTCACGCTTTCGGCTGAAAAAATCCTACAGGCAAATCCAGATGTTCTGCTGGTGGTGAATACCGAGCAAACCAATGCGGAGCAGTTCAAATCTGAGCCATTCTGGAATAAACTCAAAGCCACTCAAAACAAGCAAGTCTATGTTTTTGACTATTATGGGTTGGTCAATCCGGGCAGTCTCGACAAGATCGAAGAAGCTTGTACCCGATTGAGAGAAGTACTCTCAGCCAAGGCGAAAGTCTAG
- a CDS encoding cytochrome b6-f complex iron-sulfur subunit translates to MAQVSGSADVPDMGRRQFMNLLAFGTITGTFVGALYPIVKFFIPPSSGGGGGGVTAKDALGNDIIVSNFVGSHSAGDRTLAQGLKGDPTYVVITEDKAVADYGINAVCTHLGCVVPWNASENKFMCPCHGSQYNNEGKVVRGPAPLSLALVHATVTEDDKLSFTQWTETDFRTGEDPWWA, encoded by the coding sequence ATGGCTCAAGTTTCTGGCTCGGCTGATGTTCCTGATATGGGGCGTCGTCAATTTATGAACCTCTTGGCATTTGGTACCATAACGGGGACATTTGTCGGAGCGCTTTATCCCATTGTCAAGTTTTTCATTCCTCCATCCAGTGGGGGTGGCGGCGGTGGTGTTACAGCCAAAGACGCTTTAGGCAATGACATTATCGTCAGTAATTTTGTAGGGAGCCATAGTGCAGGCGATCGCACCTTAGCCCAAGGACTCAAAGGTGACCCCACCTACGTGGTGATCACCGAAGATAAAGCGGTTGCTGACTACGGGATCAACGCCGTTTGCACCCATCTAGGATGCGTGGTTCCCTGGAATGCCAGCGAGAACAAGTTCATGTGCCCCTGTCATGGTTCTCAGTACAACAATGAGGGCAAGGTAGTGCGAGGCCCCGCGCCCCTATCTTTGGCATTGGTTCATGCCACAGTCACCGAAGATGATAAGCTCTCCTTTACCCAGTGGACAGAGACCGACTTCCGTACCGGCGAAGATCCTTGGTGGGCTTAA